From a single Zeugodacus cucurbitae isolate PBARC_wt_2022May chromosome Y, idZeuCucr1.2, whole genome shotgun sequence genomic region:
- the LOC128923567 gene encoding uncharacterized protein LOC128923567, which yields MEQRIRKIEEISAQNTILLERIIDILQPKKIELMIFPIKNMNDLASTESLLLNKPEEEIVAYRKQKFSKRPLSKILDEVIAESLLLKVNWDGAKKKVALKNYALFNKFLYGNT from the exons ATGGAACAAAGAATACGGAAGATAGAGgaaatatcggcgcagaacACTATACTCCTGGAGCGGATTATTGACATATTGCAACCGAAgaagattgaattaatgatatttcctattaaaaacatgaatgatttagcatctacagagtccttgcttttgaataagcctgaggaagaaatt gtggcgtatcgaaagcaaaaattttcaaagagacccctatcaaaaattttggatgaagtaattgcggagtccctgctcttaaaagtgaattgggatggagccaaaaaaaaagttgcattgaagaattatgcacttttcaataaatttctttacggtaatacataa